A single region of the Gorilla gorilla gorilla isolate KB3781 chromosome 1, NHGRI_mGorGor1-v2.1_pri, whole genome shotgun sequence genome encodes:
- the XKR8 gene encoding XK-related protein 8, with translation MPWSSRGALLRDLVLGVLGTAAFLLDLGTDLWAAVQYALGGRYLWAALVLALLGLASVALQLFSWLWLRADPAGLHGSQPPRRCLALLHLLQLGYLYRCVQELRQGLLVWQQEEPSEFDLAYADFLALDISMLRLFETFLETAPQLTLVLAIMLQSGRAEYYQWVGICTSFLGISWALLDYHRALRTCLPSKPLLGLGSSVIYFLWNLLLLWPRVLAVALFSALFPSYVALHFLGLWLVLLLWVWLQGTDFMPDPSSEWLYRVTVATILYFSWFNVAEGRTRGRAIIHFTFLLSDSILLVATWVTHSSWLPSGIPLQLWLPVGCGCFFLGLALRLVYYHWLHPSCCWKPDPDQVDGARSLLSPEGYQLPQNRRMTHLAQKFFPKAKDEAASPVKG, from the exons ATGCCCTGGTCGTCCCGCGGCGCCCTCCTTCGGGACCTGGTCCTGGGCGTGCTGGGCACCGCCGCCTTCCTGCTCGACCTGGGCACCGACCTGTGGGCCGCCGTCCAGTATGCGCTCGGTGGCCGCTACCTGTGGGCGGCGCTGGTGCTGGCGCTGCTGGGCCTGGCCTCCGTGGCGCTGCAGCTCTTCAGCTGGCTCTGGCTGCGCGCTGACCCTGCCGGCCTGCACGGGTCGCAGCCCCCGCGCCGCTGCCTGGCGCTGCTGCATCTCCTGCAGCTGGGTTACCTGTACAG GTGCGTGCAGGAGCTGCGGCAGGGGCTGCTGGTGTGGCAGCAGGAGGAGCCCTCTGAGTTTGACTTGGCCTACGCCGACTTCCTCGCCCTGGACATCAGCATGCTGCGGCTCTTCGAGACCTTCTTGGAGACGGCACCACAGCTCACGCTGGTGCTGGCCATCATGCTGCAGAGTGGCCGGGCTGAGTACTACCAGT GGGTTGGCATCTGCACATCCTTCCTGGGCATCTCGTGGGCACTGCTCGACTACCACCGGGCCTTGCGCACCTGCCTCCCCTCCAAGCCGCTCCTGGGCCTGGGCTCCTCCGTGATCTACTTCCTGTGGAACCTGCTGCTGCTGTGGCCCCGAGTCCTGGCTGTGGCCCTGTTCTCAGCCCTCTTCCCCAGCTATGTGGCCCTGCACTTCCTGGGCCTGTGGCTGGTACTGCTGCTCTGGGTCTGGCTTCAGGGCACAGACTTCATGCCGGACCCCAGCTCCGAGTGGCTGTACCGGGTGACGGTGGCCACCATCCTCTATTTCTCCTGGTTCAACGTGGCTGAGGGCCGCACCCGAGGCCGGGCCATCATCCACTTCACCTTCCTCCTGAGTGACAGCATTCTCCTGGTGGCCACCTGGGTGACTCATAGCTCCTGGCTGCCCAGCGGGATTCCACTGCAGCTGTGGCTGCCTGTGGGATGCGGCTGCTTCTTTCTGGGCCTGGCTCTGCGGCTTGTGTACTACCACTGGCTGCACCCTAGCTGCTGCTGGAAGCCCGACCCTGACCAGGTAGACGGGGCCCGGAGTCTGCTTTCTCCAGAGGGGTATCAGCTGCCTCAGAACAGGCGCATGACCCATTTAGCACAGAAGTTTTTCCCCAAGGCTAAGGATGAGGCTGCTTCGCCAGTGAAGGGATAG